A single Chiloscyllium punctatum isolate Juve2018m chromosome 26, sChiPun1.3, whole genome shotgun sequence DNA region contains:
- the chmp1a gene encoding charged multivesicular body protein 1a → MDDTLFQLRFTSKQLERLAKKAEKDSKAEQAKVKKALQQKNIEGAKIYAENAIRKKNEGLNWLRTASRVDAVASKVQTAVTMKGVTKNMARVTQGLDKALKSMDLQKISAVMDKFEQQVQNLDVHTSVMEDSMSSAMTLTTPQEQVDSLIMQIAEENGLEVMDQLNQLPEGAASLGESSVREQDKEDQLSKRLAALRN, encoded by the exons ATGGATG ATACTTTGTTTCAGTTACGG TTTACCTCAAAACAGCTAGAGAGATTGGCTAAGAAAGCAGAAAAGGATTCCAAAGCTGAGCAAGCTAAAGTGAAGAAG GCTCTTCAACAAAAAAATATTGAAGGAGCAAAGATCTATGCAGAAAATGCAATCAGAAAGAAGAACGAGGGACTGAATTGGTTACGAACAGCTTCCCGGGTAGATGCTGTAGCATCGAAAGTGCAGACGGCAGTTACGATGAAAGGG GTTACGAAGAATATGGCACGTGTAACACAAGGATTGGATAAGGCACTGAAATCCATGGACTTGCAAAAAATTTCAGCTGTAATGGACAAATTTGAGCAGCAGGTTCAGAACCTTGATGTGCACACATCA GTGATGGAGGACTCGATGAGTTCTGCAATGACATTGACCACTCCTCAAGAACAAGTGGATAGTCTCATTATGCAGATAGCAGAGGAGAACGGTCTTGAGGTCATGGACCAACTAAACCAACTTCCAGAAGGTGCAGCATCCCTTGGTGAATCCTCTGTACGTGAACAGGATAAGGAAGACCAGCTTTCAAAAAG GTTGGCTGCTCTAAGGAATTGA